From the Planctomycetia bacterium genome, one window contains:
- the tsaB gene encoding tRNA (adenosine(37)-N6)-threonylcarbamoyltransferase complex dimerization subunit type 1 TsaB, translated as MTRILALETSGLSGSVAALDTETSTSIFVALPPTSRSAQSLAPAMAKALAEAGWKPSDVQVVAITSGPGSFTGLRIGVTTAKTFAYVSGADVIAVNTLDVLARQVPGEGTVLWTALDAHRSQFFVNRYSRDAHGGWERNEPAAECALVEVAEWIAQVSQEPTPQETPPHGSSTSGVLVSGPVLEKPGLAFAPHVRLAAHSAWQPRADTVAQLAAELHAGGRRDDLWNLIPYYGRLAAAEEKRNAAGKQ; from the coding sequence TTGACGCGCATTTTGGCTTTGGAAACGAGCGGGCTGAGCGGCAGCGTGGCCGCGCTCGACACCGAAACTTCGACCTCGATCTTCGTTGCTTTGCCGCCGACCTCGCGCAGCGCGCAGTCCCTTGCGCCGGCGATGGCGAAGGCCCTGGCCGAGGCCGGCTGGAAGCCGAGCGATGTGCAGGTCGTGGCGATAACGTCGGGCCCGGGGTCGTTCACCGGCCTGCGTATCGGCGTGACGACGGCGAAGACCTTCGCCTATGTGAGCGGCGCAGATGTGATTGCCGTGAACACGCTCGACGTGCTGGCGCGGCAAGTCCCGGGCGAAGGAACCGTGCTCTGGACGGCGCTCGATGCCCATCGCTCGCAGTTTTTCGTGAACCGCTACTCGCGAGACGCTCACGGCGGCTGGGAGCGTAACGAGCCGGCGGCGGAATGCGCGCTGGTCGAGGTTGCGGAATGGATCGCGCAGGTCTCTCAAGAGCCGACGCCTCAAGAAACACCGCCCCACGGTTCATCGACGTCCGGTGTGCTGGTCTCCGGCCCGGTGTTGGAGAAGCCGGGGCTGGCGTTCGCGCCGCATGTGCGTCTTGCGGCACACTCGGCTTGGCAGCCCCGTGCCGACACCGTAGCGCAGTTGGCCGCCGAGCTTCACGCAGGCGGACGACGCGACGACCTGTGGAATCTCATTCCCTATTACGGTCGGCTGGCGGCGGCCGAAGAAAAACGGAACGCCGCAGGGAAACAGTAG
- a CDS encoding metallophosphatase family protein, with product MKRALISDIHSNLEGLEAVLADIRSQGIDEIFCLGDIIGYGPNPRECIDLVMNCNLCILGNHDQGALFDPEGFNSGAERAIFWTRDQLEKPLGNPEDNARRWDFLGERPRLHRENGFLFVHGSPRNPLNEYVFPEDVHHPKKMEKLFSLIERACFQGHTHVPGVFTQDGRFVRPEETGNTYILPTDEKVMVNVGSVGQPRDGDPRSCYVILEDDRVTFRRIEYPLDKTIEKIYAVPELDNFLGDRLRKGM from the coding sequence GTGAAACGTGCTCTGATCAGTGATATTCATAGCAACTTAGAAGGCTTAGAGGCCGTCTTAGCCGACATCCGTAGCCAGGGGATCGACGAAATCTTCTGTCTCGGCGACATCATCGGCTACGGCCCGAATCCGCGCGAATGCATCGATCTGGTGATGAATTGCAACCTCTGCATTCTCGGCAACCACGATCAAGGGGCGTTGTTCGATCCCGAGGGGTTCAACTCCGGGGCCGAACGGGCCATCTTTTGGACGCGCGATCAACTTGAAAAGCCTCTCGGCAATCCCGAAGACAATGCTCGCCGTTGGGACTTCCTCGGCGAGCGGCCCCGGCTGCATCGCGAGAACGGGTTTTTGTTCGTCCACGGCTCGCCCCGCAATCCGCTGAACGAATATGTGTTTCCCGAGGATGTGCATCATCCGAAGAAGATGGAGAAGCTCTTCTCGCTCATCGAGCGGGCTTGCTTTCAGGGGCACACGCACGTGCCGGGCGTGTTCACGCAAGACGGCCGCTTCGTACGGCCCGAGGAAACGGGCAACACGTACATCCTGCCGACTGACGAGAAAGTAATGGTCAACGTCGGCTCGGTCGGCCAACCGCGCGACGGCGACCCTCGCTCCTGCTATGTCATTCTCGAAGACGACCGCGTTACGTTCCGACGCATCGAGTATCCGTTGGATAAGACGATCGAAAAAATTTACGCGGTTCCCGAACTCGACAACTTTCTCGGTGATCGACTCCGCAAGGGTATGTAG
- a CDS encoding YidC/Oxa1 family insertase periplasmic-domain containing protein, giving the protein MDKRFFTFLILAMAIMFGSQMLMQWWFPRPPKPVAQQNAADKDKKPGEKKADDKKPEDKKLGAPGEVAPGVKPDPAAPAAAPVAPAAEQLQPQQWALLGSLDDESPYRMLVTFNNLGAAVERVELNNPRYHEVDNIHPSGGYLGNLSVETYVEQKEGKPVGVGCRVNVVGVGTPAEAAGIKVGDVVTSVIDLPTTDVIAFERALVQTKPGSKVKIGLLREGKSQTVDVELRRHPLQLIRPEYTDTKDKGRADPLSFLLTLQQVGDLELGLEDTELAGVDLRTARWELLPKDASKPDEVAFRRAVPGKNVEVTKRYTLERRDVNSKEDTAQAYTLNMRIELKNTAQEGRKLAYRLDGPTGLPVEGFWYSKDSKIGLVDGCGVRDVVFGTFNGKYVENGMFICTSIVDKTFTHLTDRPVKYVGVDALYFTAVVLPKLDDPNENRFPRLVPIQVGTTPEKASFKKTTDVSFRLTSAASDTAPNAIVAHDFKVYLGPKVPELMAANGLDAQIDYGWFDWVAVPMLFLLHTFYGWVGNYGIAIIMLTVVVRSMMFPISRKQALNAIKMQELQPEIKKLTEKYKGKREELAKAQQDLFRKHNYNPFAGCLPVFMQLPIFVGLYNSLKVDVELRQAPLISENIRWASNLAAPDMFWYWEPYLPVMFGGEEGWLGPFLNLLPLATIALFLIQQKMFMPPATDEQTMMQQKMIKYMMFFMGFMFFKVPAGLCVYFITSSVWSICERKLLPKAKPAPIADATLNVEVAKPTENGKKSKKR; this is encoded by the coding sequence ATGGACAAGCGTTTCTTTACCTTCCTCATCTTGGCGATGGCCATCATGTTCGGCAGTCAAATGCTGATGCAGTGGTGGTTTCCGCGCCCGCCGAAGCCGGTCGCGCAGCAAAACGCCGCCGATAAAGATAAGAAGCCCGGTGAGAAGAAGGCGGACGATAAGAAGCCTGAAGACAAGAAACTCGGCGCGCCGGGCGAAGTCGCTCCCGGTGTGAAACCGGATCCGGCCGCCCCGGCCGCGGCTCCCGTCGCGCCTGCCGCGGAGCAATTGCAACCGCAGCAATGGGCGCTGCTCGGCTCGCTCGACGACGAGAGCCCTTACCGGATGCTCGTCACGTTCAACAACCTCGGCGCGGCGGTCGAGCGGGTCGAACTCAACAACCCTCGCTACCACGAAGTCGACAACATCCATCCCTCGGGCGGATATCTCGGCAACCTCTCGGTCGAAACGTACGTCGAGCAAAAAGAGGGGAAGCCCGTCGGCGTCGGTTGTCGTGTTAACGTCGTCGGCGTCGGCACTCCGGCGGAAGCCGCCGGGATCAAAGTCGGCGACGTCGTCACCTCGGTAATCGATCTCCCGACGACGGACGTGATCGCTTTCGAGCGGGCGCTGGTGCAAACCAAGCCCGGGTCGAAGGTCAAAATCGGATTGCTCCGTGAAGGGAAGTCGCAGACGGTCGACGTCGAGCTTCGCCGCCATCCGTTGCAGTTGATCCGGCCGGAATACACCGACACGAAGGATAAGGGGCGCGCCGATCCGTTGTCGTTCTTGTTGACGTTGCAGCAAGTCGGCGACCTCGAGCTCGGGCTCGAAGATACCGAGCTCGCCGGGGTCGATCTGCGCACGGCGCGCTGGGAATTGCTGCCGAAAGATGCGTCGAAGCCCGACGAGGTTGCCTTTCGCCGCGCAGTGCCGGGGAAGAACGTCGAAGTCACGAAGCGCTATACGCTGGAGCGGCGCGATGTGAACTCGAAGGAAGACACGGCGCAGGCTTATACGCTGAACATGCGAATCGAGCTGAAGAACACGGCCCAAGAAGGGCGCAAGTTGGCATATCGCTTAGACGGCCCGACCGGTTTGCCGGTCGAAGGCTTTTGGTATTCGAAAGACTCGAAGATCGGCCTCGTCGATGGTTGCGGCGTGCGCGACGTCGTGTTCGGCACGTTCAACGGCAAGTACGTCGAGAACGGCATGTTCATCTGCACGTCGATCGTCGATAAGACGTTCACGCACCTCACCGATCGGCCCGTGAAATACGTCGGCGTCGATGCGCTCTACTTCACGGCGGTCGTGCTGCCGAAGCTCGACGACCCGAACGAGAATCGGTTTCCGCGGCTGGTGCCGATCCAGGTCGGTACGACGCCGGAAAAGGCCTCGTTTAAGAAGACGACGGATGTCAGCTTCCGTCTGACGAGCGCTGCGAGCGACACCGCGCCGAATGCGATTGTGGCGCACGATTTCAAAGTGTATCTCGGCCCGAAGGTTCCCGAGTTGATGGCCGCCAACGGTCTCGACGCGCAGATCGACTACGGTTGGTTCGATTGGGTCGCCGTGCCGATGCTGTTCCTGCTCCACACGTTCTACGGTTGGGTCGGCAACTACGGCATCGCGATCATCATGCTCACCGTCGTCGTGCGGTCGATGATGTTCCCGATCAGCCGGAAGCAAGCCTTGAACGCGATCAAGATGCAAGAGCTGCAGCCGGAGATTAAGAAGCTGACGGAAAAGTATAAAGGGAAGCGCGAGGAGCTTGCGAAGGCGCAGCAAGACCTGTTCCGCAAACACAATTACAATCCGTTCGCCGGTTGCTTGCCGGTGTTCATGCAGCTGCCGATTTTCGTCGGACTCTACAACTCGCTCAAAGTCGACGTCGAGCTCAGGCAAGCGCCGCTTATCAGCGAGAACATTCGCTGGGCTTCCAACTTGGCCGCGCCGGATATGTTTTGGTATTGGGAGCCCTACTTGCCGGTGATGTTCGGCGGCGAGGAAGGGTGGCTCGGGCCGTTCTTGAATCTGCTGCCGCTCGCCACGATCGCGCTGTTTCTGATTCAGCAAAAGATGTTCATGCCGCCGGCGACGGATGAACAAACGATGATGCAGCAGAAGATGATCAAGTACATGATGTTCTTCATGGGCTTCATGTTCTTCAAGGTTCCCGCCGGCTTGTGCGTCTACTTCATCACGTCGAGCGTGTGGAGCATCTGCGAACGGAAACTGCTTCCGAAGGCGAAGCCGGCTCCGATCGCCGATGCAACGTTGAACGTCGAAGTCGCGAAGCCGACGGAGAACGGGAAGAAGTCGAAGAAACGCTAA